One window of the Anaeromyxobacter dehalogenans 2CP-C genome contains the following:
- a CDS encoding DUF2200 domain-containing protein, translating into MDKKPRVFTMSFASVYPLYVQKAAKKGRTQEEVDEIITWLTGYSGEQLQRAIDAEVDFVTFFAEAPRMNPKVGLITGVVCGVRVEDVADPLMQKIRYLDKLIDELAKGKKMASILRR; encoded by the coding sequence ATGGACAAGAAGCCGCGGGTTTTCACGATGTCCTTCGCGAGCGTGTACCCGCTCTACGTGCAGAAGGCAGCGAAGAAGGGGCGGACGCAGGAAGAGGTCGACGAGATCATCACGTGGCTCACGGGCTACAGCGGTGAGCAGCTTCAGCGCGCCATCGACGCCGAGGTCGACTTCGTGACCTTCTTCGCCGAGGCGCCCCGGATGAACCCGAAGGTGGGGCTCATCACCGGCGTGGTGTGCGGCGTACGCGTGGAAGACGTCGCTGACCCGCTGATGCAGAAGATCCGGTACCTCGACAAGCTTATCGATGAGCTCGCCAAGGGAAAGAAGATGGCGAGCATTCTCCGGCGGTAG
- a CDS encoding type IV secretory system conjugative DNA transfer family protein yields MQQADAPSVSFPARVAVAVITLAVGAELALRWQRDGVEVPVPFVRELLAEAAGRWLPLRSWVLAHELTALVLGVAGVAGVLLAYRTGLLVWRNHVIARIAGTHFRADDQRFPARAVDVLAEIQRRPAGHTFVGLSPRRTALGWRWKPVYLSERQRTTHRHVLGKTGSGKTESVLWPQVLQDVLDGKGCVVVSGKGSDEEVATIKGIAQVAGREADLRVFALPAWNQPALPSHTYNMVWVEPCTPESDGGDPVAVAERVFSVLPLGDNRYYNTQAQIMFTNLCRLLHGMVDARGFGQPFTMRDLAVCLKGVGNKNPAWRGALDHCLARSRDQEAAREVVSQIDRLGHEIHKALSGLVGAVDKFQAPLVNAYAPDIVMRDVLEQNLIVYVQLPSNLFKIQAPSLGKVFLMDVQQEGSLRQVFRATRNQRPFSVVVDEFGRFADLSFVDSLNQLRDANLQFTVAHQSLADLELVSREFANSVWDNTRIKDVLNQDNPALCEMVAKSIGTHQEVVKTVRVEAGPLFTSLATREASTRLVESYKLHPNRIKNLASCGQGFLYTDSTLHPVCYGQLPPLRADYPLVSRPEATVAGLHLYERFIGRAAHGAREEDRRSA; encoded by the coding sequence ATGCAGCAGGCCGATGCTCCCTCCGTCTCGTTCCCCGCACGCGTGGCGGTCGCGGTCATCACGCTCGCAGTGGGCGCGGAACTGGCGCTTCGCTGGCAGCGCGACGGCGTCGAGGTCCCGGTGCCATTCGTGCGCGAGCTACTAGCCGAGGCGGCGGGTCGATGGTTGCCGCTCCGCTCCTGGGTGCTCGCGCACGAGCTCACCGCGCTGGTCCTGGGCGTTGCGGGGGTGGCCGGGGTCCTGCTTGCGTACCGGACCGGCCTCCTCGTCTGGCGGAACCACGTGATCGCACGCATCGCCGGCACGCACTTCCGCGCCGACGACCAACGGTTCCCCGCTCGCGCCGTGGACGTCCTCGCGGAGATCCAGCGCCGGCCGGCTGGCCACACCTTCGTCGGCCTCTCTCCGCGCCGGACCGCGCTGGGCTGGCGCTGGAAGCCCGTCTACCTCTCCGAGCGCCAGCGCACGACGCACCGTCACGTCCTCGGGAAGACGGGCTCGGGCAAGACCGAGAGCGTCCTCTGGCCGCAGGTCCTGCAGGACGTGCTCGACGGGAAGGGCTGTGTCGTTGTCTCGGGGAAGGGGAGCGACGAGGAGGTCGCCACGATTAAGGGCATCGCCCAGGTCGCCGGGCGCGAGGCCGACCTCCGCGTCTTCGCGCTGCCGGCGTGGAACCAGCCGGCGCTGCCGAGCCACACGTACAACATGGTCTGGGTCGAGCCGTGCACGCCGGAGAGCGACGGCGGCGATCCGGTCGCGGTGGCGGAGCGGGTCTTCTCCGTCCTGCCACTCGGCGACAACCGCTACTACAACACGCAGGCGCAGATCATGTTCACGAACCTGTGCCGGCTGCTGCACGGGATGGTGGACGCGCGCGGCTTCGGCCAGCCCTTCACGATGCGCGACCTCGCGGTCTGCCTGAAGGGCGTCGGGAACAAGAACCCTGCCTGGCGCGGCGCCCTCGACCACTGCCTCGCGCGCTCGCGCGACCAGGAGGCCGCGCGCGAGGTCGTCTCGCAGATCGACCGGCTCGGGCACGAGATCCACAAGGCGCTCTCGGGCCTCGTCGGCGCGGTCGACAAGTTCCAGGCGCCGCTCGTAAACGCCTACGCGCCCGACATCGTGATGCGCGACGTCCTCGAGCAGAACCTCATCGTGTACGTCCAGCTCCCCTCGAACCTCTTCAAGATCCAGGCGCCGTCGCTCGGGAAGGTCTTCCTGATGGACGTTCAGCAGGAGGGGAGCCTGCGGCAGGTGTTCCGGGCGACCCGGAACCAGCGACCGTTCAGCGTCGTGGTGGACGAGTTCGGCCGCTTCGCCGACCTCTCCTTCGTCGACTCGCTGAACCAGCTCCGCGACGCGAACCTCCAGTTCACGGTCGCCCACCAGTCGCTCGCCGACCTCGAGCTCGTGAGCCGCGAGTTCGCGAACTCGGTCTGGGACAACACGCGCATCAAGGACGTGCTGAACCAGGACAACCCGGCGCTCTGCGAGATGGTCGCGAAGAGCATCGGGACGCACCAGGAGGTCGTGAAGACGGTCCGCGTCGAGGCGGGCCCGCTCTTCACCTCGCTCGCGACGCGCGAGGCGTCCACGCGGCTCGTCGAGTCCTACAAGCTCCACCCGAACCGCATCAAGAACCTCGCCAGCTGCGGGCAGGGCTTCCTCTACACGGACTCGACGCTCCACCCGGTCTGCTACGGGCAGCTCCCGCCGCTCCGGGCGGACTACCCGCTGGTGTCCCGCCCGGAGGCGACGGTCGCCGGGCTCCACCTGTACGAGCGGTTCATCGGGCGCGCCGCGCACGGCGCGCGCGAGGAGGATCGGAGGTCGGCATGA
- a CDS encoding DUF2381 family protein, producing the protein MAAAGPAHAGDKRELRRRAITIDDAALTSVPEIRVAGGTPTILTFEVPVKDGGAVLADVRGVFYAPTQTDRTVMLVPKTDLARPEPLNVSLADGTVLTFKLVTVPGEADVQVDVAVALRERASPDSAQALRMMNEQLRGELDECRDGAANAGAAKLAALLLAQSLDQPQTFERRPLHIGDKQSRLLVQGRWVYRLLGLTYMVFTVENRDPQRSWVLDRVEVRLTGGRDAVDVKVVSAQAELPILPPGTAERVVVAYETPPMSPSQRFRVTFHEKDGPRLVALEGASP; encoded by the coding sequence TTGGCCGCAGCGGGCCCAGCTCACGCCGGCGACAAGCGGGAGCTCCGCAGGCGCGCGATCACGATCGACGACGCCGCGCTCACGTCCGTGCCGGAGATCCGCGTCGCGGGGGGCACTCCGACGATCCTCACGTTCGAGGTCCCCGTGAAGGATGGCGGCGCCGTCCTCGCGGACGTGCGCGGCGTGTTCTACGCGCCGACCCAGACCGACCGGACGGTCATGCTCGTCCCGAAGACCGACCTCGCGCGGCCGGAGCCCCTGAACGTCTCCCTCGCCGACGGGACCGTCCTGACGTTCAAGCTCGTCACAGTCCCCGGCGAGGCGGACGTGCAGGTCGACGTCGCCGTCGCCCTGCGCGAGCGGGCCAGTCCGGACTCGGCGCAGGCGCTCCGGATGATGAACGAGCAGCTCCGGGGCGAGCTCGACGAGTGCCGCGACGGCGCGGCGAACGCGGGTGCGGCGAAGCTCGCGGCGCTCCTCCTCGCGCAGAGCCTCGACCAGCCGCAGACCTTCGAGCGCCGGCCGCTCCACATCGGCGACAAGCAGAGCCGGCTCCTCGTGCAGGGACGATGGGTGTACCGGCTGCTAGGGCTCACGTACATGGTCTTCACCGTCGAGAACCGCGATCCGCAGCGCTCGTGGGTGCTCGACCGCGTCGAGGTGCGCCTCACGGGCGGCCGCGACGCGGTGGACGTGAAGGTCGTCTCCGCCCAGGCCGAGCTCCCGATCCTGCCGCCCGGCACGGCGGAGCGCGTCGTCGTGGCCTACGAGACGCCGCCCATGTCCCCGTCGCAGCGGTTCAGGGTGACCTTCCACGAGAAGGACGGGCCGCGGCTCGTCGCGCTCGAGGGCGCCTCGCCATGA
- a CDS encoding type IV secretory pathway VirB4 components-like yields MIRESPLAGLIPLWRTLREGGVTALVTPALDYVGGLELGTLDVRFAGEDQIAGIGEALRSLVASLDDETTLHFIHRIEEGAEEDVREYEGIAAATDAAALREYVASRARWLRTQRLRRARVYVFFSGPGGLKQGIGRGLLGGKLLFGKATQLTGAEHARRLGRLAQLRDRVAARLGAAGIPSRELDLEDVWRLHYELLNPTRARAGAAPPRVRLRDTLWSDQVVKREGLHLAEYTEAEQLAHEDVEDGRGHLRQGGIWRRVATLKVLPEGGTDYFACEPLLGLATARGPLSYTLAVTVHVRTQKTARWLLNNQHALVESLRAVMPFLDRRTVESEEADQAKQEAIRGLFEELAAMSTKVVALSVSLLLEAGSLDELEAATEASRSAFAAAGNSELLVEEVTQVPALLSMLPGACRYQLRKKGCTSRNAADFLPVFAPWRGSARASSVLLTPTGEAFRFDLFDKSSGVNAHHGIVVADTGSGKSVTLGALTLDARAAGVEAILIDNGKSWKPLTELLGGVHIPVDLSTSISPFLSYSQLAGEGTEISNEDIEHVVQFLEVCVADRTRPPFDKVERDVVARAIRWTYETRFRQRPEEPPLVGQFSEGLATHEWTHPDDRAIADDLVRRLAIFCTGIYADFLNRPSQLRFDAPLLTFDLAKVSENAGTKSVAMATIIQAITNRAMARRTRTLVEVDEGHEYLGADDATERFLGGCYRKMRKYDTAMWMISQNLNDFLGSRVGREAIVGNSTIRIFLRHLAGKHRAVVEHFGLSPRAAAAFAGLELKPGWFSDFLLMYGARTAVVRLALHPLAYWILTTDKEDQDFLARAVARNPSYDRLALLQELAARYPHGVVGRDRPSRPAA; encoded by the coding sequence GTGATCCGCGAGAGCCCGCTCGCGGGGCTCATCCCGCTCTGGCGAACCCTGCGCGAGGGCGGCGTGACCGCGCTCGTCACGCCCGCGCTCGACTACGTCGGCGGGCTCGAGCTCGGCACGCTCGACGTCCGGTTCGCCGGCGAGGATCAGATCGCCGGCATCGGCGAGGCGCTCCGGAGCCTTGTCGCCTCCCTCGACGACGAGACGACCCTCCACTTCATCCACCGGATCGAGGAGGGCGCCGAGGAGGACGTCCGCGAGTACGAAGGCATCGCCGCCGCAACGGACGCCGCGGCGCTGCGCGAGTACGTCGCGTCTCGCGCGCGCTGGCTCCGTACGCAGCGGCTCCGTCGCGCGCGCGTGTACGTCTTCTTCTCCGGTCCGGGCGGGCTGAAGCAGGGCATCGGGCGCGGGCTCCTGGGAGGAAAGCTCCTCTTCGGGAAGGCAACCCAGCTCACCGGCGCAGAGCACGCGCGGCGCCTCGGCCGGCTCGCGCAGCTCCGCGACCGCGTCGCCGCGCGCCTCGGCGCGGCGGGCATCCCGTCCCGGGAGCTCGATCTCGAGGACGTCTGGCGACTGCACTACGAGCTCCTGAACCCCACGCGGGCTCGCGCGGGCGCCGCGCCTCCCCGCGTCCGCCTCCGCGACACGCTGTGGTCCGACCAGGTAGTGAAGCGTGAGGGGCTCCACCTCGCCGAGTACACGGAGGCGGAGCAGCTCGCCCACGAGGATGTCGAGGACGGGCGCGGCCACCTCCGGCAGGGCGGGATCTGGCGGCGGGTCGCGACGCTGAAGGTGCTGCCGGAGGGCGGCACGGACTACTTCGCCTGCGAGCCGCTCCTCGGGCTCGCGACGGCGCGCGGCCCCCTCTCGTACACGCTCGCGGTCACCGTCCACGTACGCACGCAGAAGACGGCGCGGTGGCTCCTCAACAACCAGCACGCCTTGGTCGAGAGCCTCCGCGCCGTGATGCCCTTTCTGGATCGCCGCACCGTCGAGTCGGAGGAGGCGGACCAGGCCAAGCAGGAGGCGATCCGAGGGCTCTTCGAGGAACTCGCGGCGATGAGCACGAAGGTCGTCGCGCTCTCGGTGTCGCTCCTCCTCGAGGCGGGCTCGCTGGACGAGCTCGAGGCGGCCACCGAGGCGTCGCGGAGCGCCTTCGCCGCCGCCGGCAACTCCGAGCTCCTCGTCGAGGAGGTCACGCAGGTCCCGGCCCTGCTCTCGATGCTCCCGGGCGCGTGCCGGTACCAGCTCCGGAAGAAGGGCTGCACGAGCCGGAACGCGGCCGACTTCCTGCCCGTCTTCGCGCCCTGGCGCGGCAGCGCCCGGGCCTCGAGCGTGCTCCTCACGCCCACCGGCGAGGCGTTCCGGTTCGACCTCTTCGACAAGTCGAGCGGCGTGAACGCGCACCACGGGATCGTGGTCGCGGACACGGGCTCCGGAAAGAGCGTGACCCTCGGCGCGCTCACGCTCGACGCGCGGGCGGCTGGCGTCGAGGCGATCCTCATCGACAACGGGAAGTCCTGGAAGCCGCTCACGGAGCTCCTCGGCGGGGTGCACATCCCGGTCGACCTCTCGACGTCCATCTCACCGTTCCTCTCCTATTCCCAGCTCGCCGGCGAAGGGACCGAGATCTCGAACGAGGACATCGAGCACGTCGTCCAGTTCCTCGAGGTGTGCGTCGCCGACCGGACGCGGCCTCCCTTCGACAAGGTGGAGCGGGACGTGGTCGCCCGCGCGATCCGCTGGACCTACGAGACCCGCTTCCGGCAACGCCCGGAGGAGCCACCGCTCGTCGGCCAGTTCTCGGAGGGGCTCGCCACCCACGAGTGGACGCACCCGGACGATCGGGCGATCGCGGATGACCTCGTCCGACGCCTCGCCATCTTCTGCACCGGCATCTACGCCGACTTCTTGAACCGCCCATCGCAGCTCCGGTTCGACGCGCCGCTCCTCACGTTCGATCTCGCGAAGGTCTCCGAGAACGCCGGCACGAAGTCCGTCGCGATGGCGACCATCATCCAGGCGATCACGAACCGGGCGATGGCGCGCAGGACGCGCACGCTCGTCGAGGTCGACGAGGGGCACGAGTACCTCGGCGCCGACGACGCGACGGAGCGGTTCCTCGGCGGCTGCTACCGGAAGATGCGGAAGTACGACACCGCGATGTGGATGATCTCGCAGAACCTGAACGACTTCCTGGGGTCGCGGGTCGGACGCGAGGCGATCGTCGGGAACAGCACCATCCGGATCTTCCTCCGCCACCTCGCGGGGAAGCACCGCGCGGTGGTCGAGCACTTCGGCCTCTCGCCGCGCGCCGCCGCCGCGTTCGCCGGACTGGAGCTTAAGCCGGGCTGGTTCAGCGACTTCCTGCTCATGTACGGCGCGCGCACCGCGGTGGTGAGGCTCGCGCTCCACCCGCTCGCCTACTGGATCCTGACTACCGACAAGGAAGACCAGGACTTCCTCGCGCGCGCCGTCGCGAGGAACCCGTCCTACGACCGGCTCGCGCTGCTCCAGGAGCTCGCGGCCAGGTACCCCCACGGTGTCGTCGGCCGCGATCGGCCGAGCCGCCCCGCGGCGTGA
- a CDS encoding outer membrane beta-barrel protein — MGIRAVIVAAALGLAPTLAAADRSALTLELGPAVSAVAASPSQGTGSSTLGTGAGATAGIRYGIANSFELAASGFWEAPADYFHSGVEMGSATGTVRGTLSERTQRYGALAGVRFVHGYVWRLHLGAEVGWAHVSYTRRDLIDVSVPGNEHSFGLGLRDRATDSLVLAPVAGIEWQFTDHWTVSVMPRLQFVVGGVNRLGLLVPVTIGYGWYVL, encoded by the coding sequence TTGGGCATTCGGGCCGTCATCGTCGCCGCTGCACTCGGTCTCGCGCCCACGCTGGCCGCGGCCGACCGCAGTGCGCTCACGCTCGAGCTCGGCCCCGCGGTCTCAGCCGTCGCTGCCTCGCCATCGCAGGGAACCGGATCGAGCACGCTCGGAACCGGAGCCGGCGCTACGGCGGGGATCCGGTACGGGATCGCGAACAGCTTCGAGCTCGCTGCCAGTGGGTTCTGGGAGGCGCCTGCGGACTACTTCCACTCGGGCGTGGAGATGGGAAGTGCCACCGGGACGGTGCGGGGGACGCTCTCAGAGCGGACTCAGCGATACGGTGCGCTCGCCGGCGTCCGCTTCGTTCACGGCTACGTCTGGCGACTGCACCTGGGCGCCGAGGTCGGCTGGGCGCACGTGAGCTACACGCGGCGCGACCTGATCGATGTCTCCGTTCCCGGGAACGAGCACAGCTTCGGGCTCGGCCTCCGGGACCGCGCGACGGATTCCCTCGTGCTCGCCCCGGTTGCAGGGATCGAGTGGCAGTTCACGGACCACTGGACCGTCTCGGTCATGCCCCGGCTCCAGTTCGTGGTCGGCGGGGTGAACCGGCTCGGGCTGCTCGTGCCCGTGACGATAGGGTACGGCTGGTACGTCCTCTGA
- a CDS encoding protein kinase domain-containing protein: MTERARIDPSYLEKGTRVGAYEVVDKLGSGGFGCLWKVRRDGKLLALKMGRQRLSELDAEDREHYEERLDREIAALKTLHHPNIVRVHSFDWWPELEGGFPFLVMDYVDGPPLLAWREHATPSLAKVCSVFEKLAGAIEHMHSLGIYHRDFKSDNVLVRTDGEPIVIDFGIARPQLALNLTRAASVGTITHYAPEYARYCDSAAFARGEPFDWKTTTDLHAVGYILYQVLTGIRPFPRDPRALESEAAVLIAIKTETPVHPTDLDARVPRPLGDVAMALLEKDPAGRPQSARELAELLRAAREGGAGDRAWTDPFDVPGATQVRPGCPEPAVGEEIVDAAERLSEERSRGRPGEEGEPGAVTPTGARPSGFEVPTRVAPRAFDAGEPADAAVAASRESDPVPSAVREAKARLAASAPRRGPGRLLIAGGVLVAGVIAAMVVAAITSGPVERQSTVVADVPAREPAAVAPGAAENTSATPSIPAALGATPSPPSASDAAAIDEALAREFGRPRVLPDGRLEMKPEPKRPAPRREPQRESQAQAAPSEPAPEPAAAAPRDPPWLHRSTRLASASAAAPSAGSKPRGVPLGAHMKAKLLTNLDSRTIGSGPVEAMLVVPVLVRGEVALPARTLVYGTATESSGRFNLRFTRLRLPDDTELEFEGLALARDDGKPGLAAARRIEGEAPRAPGLGTQIAKGTGNILLDTVTGGLGQNVARNAGQAALNHERPVEGGSTYALLLDSGVMFDVWVERAF, from the coding sequence ATGACCGAACGCGCCCGGATCGACCCCTCCTATCTCGAGAAGGGCACGCGCGTCGGCGCCTACGAGGTCGTCGACAAGCTCGGGAGCGGGGGATTCGGGTGTCTGTGGAAGGTTCGGCGCGACGGCAAGCTCTTGGCGCTCAAGATGGGCCGGCAGCGGCTCTCCGAGCTCGACGCCGAGGACCGGGAGCACTACGAGGAGCGGCTCGACCGCGAGATCGCGGCGCTGAAGACGCTCCACCATCCGAACATCGTCCGCGTCCACTCGTTCGACTGGTGGCCCGAGCTCGAGGGCGGGTTCCCGTTCCTCGTGATGGACTACGTGGACGGCCCGCCGCTCCTCGCCTGGCGAGAGCACGCGACGCCGTCGCTCGCCAAGGTCTGCAGCGTGTTCGAGAAGCTCGCCGGTGCCATCGAGCACATGCACTCGCTCGGCATCTACCACCGGGACTTCAAGAGCGACAACGTGCTCGTGCGTACGGACGGCGAGCCGATCGTGATCGACTTCGGCATCGCGCGGCCGCAGCTCGCGTTGAACCTCACGCGCGCGGCGAGCGTCGGCACGATCACGCACTACGCGCCGGAGTACGCGCGCTACTGCGACTCGGCTGCGTTCGCGCGCGGCGAGCCGTTCGACTGGAAGACCACGACCGACCTCCACGCGGTCGGCTACATCCTCTACCAGGTGCTCACCGGCATCCGGCCGTTCCCGCGCGACCCGAGGGCGCTCGAGAGCGAGGCGGCGGTCCTCATCGCCATCAAGACGGAGACACCGGTGCACCCGACGGATCTCGACGCTCGCGTCCCGCGTCCGCTCGGCGACGTCGCGATGGCGCTCCTCGAGAAGGATCCGGCGGGGAGACCGCAGTCCGCGCGCGAGCTCGCCGAGCTCCTTCGGGCCGCGCGCGAGGGCGGAGCCGGGGACCGCGCCTGGACGGACCCGTTCGACGTTCCGGGTGCGACTCAGGTTCGGCCCGGGTGTCCCGAGCCGGCCGTGGGCGAGGAGATCGTCGATGCCGCGGAGCGGCTCTCGGAGGAACGTTCTCGCGGGCGGCCTGGGGAGGAGGGCGAGCCGGGCGCCGTGACACCCACCGGTGCGCGGCCGAGTGGCTTCGAGGTGCCGACGCGCGTGGCGCCGCGTGCGTTCGATGCGGGGGAGCCGGCTGACGCGGCGGTGGCGGCCTCCCGCGAGTCCGACCCGGTCCCGAGCGCCGTTCGCGAGGCGAAGGCGCGGCTCGCCGCGAGCGCGCCGCGCAGGGGCCCCGGACGCCTGCTGATCGCGGGAGGGGTGCTCGTCGCGGGCGTGATCGCAGCCATGGTCGTGGCGGCTATCACCAGTGGACCGGTGGAGCGCCAGAGCACGGTCGTCGCCGACGTCCCAGCGCGCGAGCCCGCCGCGGTCGCGCCAGGGGCAGCAGAGAACACGAGCGCCACGCCCTCAATCCCGGCGGCGCTGGGCGCGACGCCCAGCCCGCCTTCGGCGAGCGACGCGGCTGCCATCGACGAGGCGCTCGCGCGCGAGTTCGGGCGTCCCCGCGTCCTGCCGGACGGACGTCTCGAGATGAAGCCCGAGCCGAAACGGCCTGCGCCCCGGCGAGAGCCGCAGCGTGAGTCCCAGGCACAAGCGGCGCCTAGCGAACCCGCGCCCGAGCCGGCGGCGGCAGCGCCGCGCGATCCGCCGTGGCTCCACCGCTCGACCCGACTCGCGAGCGCAAGCGCCGCGGCGCCTTCCGCTGGATCAAAGCCACGCGGGGTCCCCTTGGGCGCCCACATGAAGGCGAAGCTCCTCACGAACCTCGACAGCCGGACGATCGGCAGCGGCCCCGTGGAGGCGATGCTGGTCGTTCCGGTGCTCGTGCGCGGCGAGGTCGCCCTGCCGGCGCGGACGCTCGTCTACGGCACAGCGACGGAGTCGAGCGGGCGGTTCAACCTGCGGTTCACGAGGCTGCGGCTCCCCGACGACACGGAGCTGGAGTTCGAGGGGCTCGCGCTCGCGCGCGACGATGGGAAGCCGGGCCTCGCCGCTGCGCGGCGCATCGAGGGTGAGGCGCCGCGGGCGCCCGGGCTCGGAACGCAGATCGCAAAGGGGACGGGCAACATCCTCCTGGACACGGTCACCGGCGGGCTCGGCCAGAACGTCGCCCGGAACGCAGGGCAGGCGGCGCTGAACCACGAGCGCCCGGTCGAGGGGGGCAGCACCTACGCGCTCTTGCTCGACTCGGGGGTCATGTTCGACGTGTGGGTGGAGCGAGCCTTCTGA